In Oceanobacillus sp. FSL K6-2867, one DNA window encodes the following:
- a CDS encoding superoxide dismutase family protein has protein sequence MKRWVMIVFALILTMVLTACGNTGDETDTETDNDAPTEDDATNEEGAEDPNATAEEEVLVSLQNAEGEVVGTATLTPADTGVNIKLEGENLPPGTKGFHIHEVGKCDPPDFESAGSHYNPTDAKHGFDHSDGPHAGDLENIEVADDGTVTAEVTADKLTLDRESENTLYTEEGTALVIHSDADDYTSQPAGDAGDRIACGVIGQ, from the coding sequence ATGAAACGTTGGGTAATGATTGTTTTCGCATTAATCTTAACTATGGTATTAACTGCGTGTGGAAATACGGGGGATGAGACAGATACAGAAACCGATAATGATGCACCGACTGAGGATGACGCGACCAATGAAGAAGGTGCGGAAGATCCAAATGCAACAGCAGAGGAAGAGGTCTTGGTTTCTTTGCAAAATGCAGAAGGTGAGGTAGTTGGAACGGCAACGCTAACGCCTGCCGATACGGGAGTAAACATAAAATTGGAAGGAGAAAATTTACCACCCGGAACAAAAGGATTCCATATTCATGAGGTTGGAAAATGTGATCCTCCAGATTTCGAATCTGCTGGTTCACACTATAATCCGACAGATGCTAAGCATGGATTTGATCATTCAGATGGGCCGCATGCAGGTGATTTAGAAAATATTGAAGTGGCTGATGATGGAACAGTAACAGCAGAAGTAACAGCTGATAAGCTTACATTAGATAGAGAAAGCGAAAATACATTGTATACTGAGGAAGGAACTGCATTGGTCATTCATTCTGATGCAGACGACTACACATCACAGCCCGCTGGTGATGCGGGAGATCGCATCGCATGTGGCGTGATTGGTCAATAA
- a CDS encoding multidrug efflux SMR transporter, translated as MNANWVKVFIAAFFEVFWVIGLKHAYDFWTWAGTAIAIFVSFYLMIMAGRKLPVGTVYAVFVGLGTAGTVFSEILLFGEPFKLSKILLILLLLAGVIGLKLVTDEKVQKGDVS; from the coding sequence ATGAATGCGAATTGGGTGAAGGTTTTTATTGCAGCTTTTTTCGAAGTGTTTTGGGTGATTGGCTTAAAGCATGCATATGATTTTTGGACATGGGCTGGAACAGCTATTGCCATCTTTGTCAGCTTTTATTTAATGATAATGGCAGGGCGGAAGCTACCTGTTGGAACGGTTTATGCTGTATTCGTTGGATTAGGTACAGCTGGTACCGTGTTTTCCGAAATCTTATTATTTGGAGAACCGTTTAAACTGAGCAAAATACTGCTGATTTTACTTTTATTAGCAGGTGTTATTGGATTGAAATTAGTCACAGATGAAAAGGTACAGAAAGGAGATGTATCCTAA
- a CDS encoding MFS transporter: MRPESKINTAETREKIWTRDFVFICLANFFVFFGFQMTLPTLPLFVKELGGSDQLVGIVVGIFTFSALIFRPYAGHALESKGRGFVYMVGLAVFVLSVGAYAFIASIVLLFIIRIVQGIGWGLSTTAGGTIATDIIPPARRGEGMGYFGLSGNLALAFGPALGLTLVGIISFSELFLICAALGLVAFLIASRIRYRKVDYSEHKTTTVKFDIFEKTALQPSVLLFFITATFGGIATFLPIYAIEKNVEGIQLYFLVYAIFLMISRTFSGQIYDRKGHLYVFLPGTILIFIAMLLLAWLPSTVALLIAAGLYGLGFGSVQPALQAWSVEKAPAHRKGMANATFYSFFDLGIGIGAIAFGQLAYFLGYGSIYIVSAGSVMLSIMLYIYLYMRAKRRT, translated from the coding sequence ATGAGGCCGGAATCTAAAATAAATACTGCGGAAACTCGCGAGAAGATATGGACACGTGATTTCGTGTTTATTTGTTTAGCAAACTTTTTTGTGTTTTTTGGCTTTCAAATGACACTTCCAACGCTCCCATTGTTTGTAAAAGAATTGGGCGGCAGTGATCAGCTAGTCGGAATAGTGGTAGGGATTTTTACATTTTCTGCCCTGATATTTCGTCCGTATGCAGGTCATGCTCTTGAGTCAAAAGGAAGAGGATTTGTCTATATGGTTGGGTTAGCAGTCTTCGTTCTCTCTGTAGGAGCTTATGCCTTTATTGCCAGTATTGTTCTATTATTTATTATTCGAATCGTACAAGGAATTGGCTGGGGGCTATCAACCACGGCAGGTGGAACAATTGCTACCGATATAATTCCACCTGCCCGTCGTGGAGAGGGAATGGGGTACTTTGGCTTGTCCGGCAACCTAGCATTAGCATTTGGTCCAGCGCTCGGTTTAACGTTAGTTGGGATTATCTCCTTTTCAGAGCTTTTCTTAATTTGTGCAGCGCTTGGTCTTGTTGCATTCCTTATCGCTTCGAGGATACGCTATCGAAAAGTCGACTATTCAGAGCATAAAACCACTACAGTTAAGTTTGATATTTTCGAAAAAACAGCATTACAGCCATCGGTGCTATTATTTTTCATCACTGCGACATTTGGTGGGATTGCAACATTTCTTCCAATTTATGCGATCGAAAAAAACGTAGAAGGTATACAGCTCTACTTTCTTGTTTATGCTATCTTTTTAATGATATCTCGAACGTTTTCAGGTCAAATTTATGATCGAAAAGGTCATTTGTATGTATTTTTACCTGGAACAATACTTATTTTCATTGCGATGCTCTTATTAGCATGGCTCCCAAGTACGGTCGCTTTGCTGATTGCTGCTGGTTTATATGGACTTGGATTTGGCAGTGTGCAGCCCGCATTGCAAGCATGGTCGGTTGAGAAGGCCCCGGCCCACCGAAAAGGAATGGCCAATGCAACCTTCTACTCATTTTTTGATTTAGGTATTGGAATTGGAGCTATCGCCTTTGGCCAGCTTGCATATTTCTTAGGCTATGGATCTATTTACATTGTTTCAGCTGGATCAGTTATGCTGTCCATAATGTTATACATTTACTTATACATGAGAGCGAAAAGACGGACATAA
- a CDS encoding multidrug efflux SMR transporter codes for MAWGSLVLAGLFEMFGVAMINKLHHDRNWQSFLLLIGGFGASFIFLSYAMETLPMGTAYAVWTGIGASGGAILGMILYGESKDWKRILFIAMVLGAAIGLKLIS; via the coding sequence ATGGCTTGGGGTTCCTTAGTGTTAGCAGGGCTATTTGAAATGTTTGGTGTCGCTATGATTAATAAACTGCATCATGACCGTAATTGGCAATCTTTTCTCTTGTTAATTGGCGGATTTGGAGCAAGCTTTATATTTCTTTCTTATGCAATGGAAACATTGCCGATGGGTACTGCCTATGCTGTATGGACAGGGATAGGTGCCTCTGGTGGTGCTATACTTGGAATGATTTTGTATGGGGAATCAAAAGACTGGAAACGAATTTTATTTATAGCAATGGTTTTAGGAGCGGCGATTGGGCTAAAATTAATCTCTTAG